The genomic interval GCAAAGTAGAAGACGGGTTATAACTTAAGTTAGAATCCGAGTTCGATCGAAAGTACACCCTACAAACTGACAATGCCCCGCTTAACCGCGACGATCACAGCCTGGGTGCGATCGCCCACATCTAACTTATTCAAAATTCGATTCACATGAGATTTAACCGTGCCTTCACCGATACTCAAAGCAGTCGCAATCTCAGCGTTACTCATTCCTTGTGCCAATGAGCGGAGTACTTCCAGTTCTCGTTCACTCAGTTCTGGATTACTGAGGCGCTGAGCCAACTTTGCGCCCACATCAGGTGGAATATATTGCTGACCCCGATGAACGGTGCGAATCGCATTCAGAAGCTCATCCGGTTCAGTTTCTTTCAACAGATACCCTTTGGCTCCTGCCTGCAATCCCCGATAAATGTCTTCGTCACTATCATACGTAGTTAGTACAATAATTCGAGCAGATTTAGCGATCGCACAAATTGCAGAAATGGCGGCAACTCCTTCCACTTCCGGCATTCGCAGATCCATCAGCGTGACATCCGGTTGGTGTTCCTCAAATAGCGCGATCGCTTGTTCCCCATTTTCCGCTTGGGCAATCACGTTCATATCTGGATCACGGTTAATAATCGTCGCTAATCCTTGCCGAAAAATAGCATGATCGTCTGCAATCAGAACCCGAATTGGGGGAGTGGGGAGTGAGGAGTGGGGAGTGGGGTTTGGAGTAGTCATCACCCTACACCCCAACCACTACTAAAATCTCTGTTCC from Kovacikia minuta CCNUW1 carries:
- a CDS encoding response regulator — its product is MTTPNPTPHSSLPTPPIRVLIADDHAIFRQGLATIINRDPDMNVIAQAENGEQAIALFEEHQPDVTLMDLRMPEVEGVAAISAICAIAKSARIIVLTTYDSDEDIYRGLQAGAKGYLLKETEPDELLNAIRTVHRGQQYIPPDVGAKLAQRLSNPELSERELEVLRSLAQGMSNAEIATALSIGEGTVKSHVNRILNKLDVGDRTQAVIVAVKRGIVSL